Proteins from a single region of Mercenaria mercenaria strain notata unplaced genomic scaffold, MADL_Memer_1 contig_2064, whole genome shotgun sequence:
- the LOC128552122 gene encoding protocadherin-16-like has product MKIAWISAAFLAFVCFFQNGDAAVSAWTVPDIPGSADGAGTLTIQENQATSETITTFAATGATSYSLVTAVSPFGLGTDGALTITAALDYATASSYTLLIKAEDSADPPTSGTATITVTVNTAPSFATSYSPCILDASVADTTLVTVSATDANGDTPNYALTGSGFKIDSSTGLIQVDGVTLDKATTPSYALVVTADDGTLTSTTTVSVTVADVCSSAVGVAASLMALLAALLVNIF; this is encoded by the exons ATGCAGCAGTTTCCGCCTGGACCGTACCGGATATACCTGGTAGTGCAGATGGAGCAGGAACCCTTACTATTCAAGAAAACCAAGCCACTAGTGAAACAATTACAACATTTGCCGCCACAGGCGCAACGTCATACTCCTTAGTAACTGCAGTTAGTCCATTTGGTTTGGGTACAGATGGTGCACTGACAATTACTGCCGCACTTGACTACGCAACAGCTTCATCATACACATTACTCATTAA GGCCGAAGATAGCGCAGATCCACCGACTTCTGGGACAGCAACTATCACAGTCACCGTCAATACTGCTCCATCATTTGCAACCAGTTACAGTCCTTGCATTCTTGACGCTTCCGTAGCTG ATACTACATTGGTAACCGTATCAGCAACAGACGCGAATGGCGATACGCCTAATTACGCTTTAACTG GTTCAGGTTTCAAAATTGATTCGAGCACAGGCCTTATTCAGGTTGACGGAGTGACCCTTGACAAGGCCACTACACCAAGCTATGCTCTTGTTGTCACAGCCGACGACGGTACCTTGACATCAACAACAACAGTTTCTGTAACAGTCGCGGATGTCTGCAGCAGTGCAGTGGGTGTTGCTGCCAGTTTGATGGCACTTCTTGCAGCTCTATTAGTTAACATATTTTGA